GAAAAGGTGAAGCCATAAAGGTTCTCGATGACCCCCGGTTGGGCGACCAGTTTGATGAGGTCGCAGCAGACCCGCTTTTCCTTGCCGGTGTTGAAGAGGCAGTGGCCCGAAACATAGGAGCGCAGGGATGATTCGGTGGTGTCGGCCGCGGGACGCACCAGGATGTAGCGACCCGGCTGTTTCTCGGCCAGGTCGTTCAGGATCTGCTCGACCCGGTATCCCTCGTCGTGGTTGGAGGCGTAGGCCACCATGTTGGTCGTATAGACCCGTTGCAGTCCCAGGTCCTTGGATTCCCCTTCCAGGGGTTTCCAAAGGTCCGCCAGGTCCTTCTCGATGCTTTGGGCTGAAATTCCCATGAAAAACCTCCAAAGCTTTCGAACCACAGAGTTCCCGAGGGCACAGAGAAAAGATCTTTTGGATCTTAAATCCGGAACAATTTCCTTTTTCGTCTTCTCTGAGTTCTCGGTGATTAGATCGGGGTTAGAGCCTTCTCCACTTGCGCCAGGGCTTCTCCAGCATGGCATCGGCTTCCGCCGGGCCCCAGCTCCCGGCCTCGTAGTTGGGGAACTCCCCTTCGGGCTCGGTGGTCTCCCAATGGTTCAGCACGGGCATCAGCGCCCCCCAGGCCGCCTCGGCCTCGTCCCCGCGGATGAAGAGGGTGGCGTCCCCCAGCATGCAATCCAGCAGCAACCGCTCGTAGGCCTCGCTGGTCCCTTCGGCGAAAGTGGTGCCGTAGCGGAAGTCCATGTTGACGGTCCGGGCTTCCATGGTCATGCCGGGCACCTTGGTCTCGAACTTGAGGGTGATTCCCTCGTCGGGCTGGATGCGCACCACCAGCACGTTGGGTGAAAGCTCGTTCACGTTGTTCTTGAAGAGCAGGTTCGGCGGTTCCTTGAACTGGATGGAGACCTCGGTGCCCCGTTTGGGGAGCCGCTTTCCGGATCGCAACAGGAAGGGCACGCCGTGCCAGCGCCAAGTATCGAGGAAGATCTTCAGGGCCGCGTAAGTGGGCGTGATGGACTTGGGGGAAACCCCCTCCTCCTGCCGGTAGCCCGGCACCTTCTCGCCGGCCAGGTAGCCCGGGCCGTATTGGCCCCGCACCGCCCAGTGCTTCAGGCTTTTGTCGTCGAAGGGACGGATGGACTTGAGGATCTTGAGCTTTTCGTCGCGGATGGCGTTGGCCTCGAAGGCCACCGGAGGCTCCATGGCGATCAGGCACATGACCTGGAAGAGATGGTTCTGGAACATGTCCCGCAGGATGCCCGAGTTCTCGTAATATCCCGCCCGGCTACCCACCCCCAGGTCCTCGGAGGCCGTGATCTGCACATGGTCCACGTGGCGCCGGTCCCAGATGGGCTCGAAGATGGAGTTGGCGAAGCGCATGACCAACAGGTTCTGGACCGTTTCCTTCCCCAGGTAATGGTCGATGCGGTAGATCTGGTGTTCCCGGAAGACCTCCTTCACATGCCGGTTCAGGGCCTGGGCCGAAGCGAGGTCGTGCCCGAAGGGCTTCTCAATGACCACCCTCGAATAGCCCCGTTCCTCGGAAGCCAGCCCCGAATCGCCCAGGTTGGTGATGATGGGTTCGAAGACATTGGGCGGGGTGGAAAGGTAGAAGATGCGGTTGCCGGCGGTGCCTTTTTCCTTGTCGAAGCGGTCCAGGGTCTCGGCGAGGGTCCGGAAGACCTTGGGGTCGTCATAGCCGCCCGCGAGATAGTGGAAATTCTGGGAGAAGCTGTCCCAAAGCTGGTCGGAGAGTTGGGGCTCGCTCTTCTGGAGCGACTCCTTGAGCTTGGCCTTGAACTCCTCATCGCTCATCTTGGAACGGGAGATGCCCACCAGGCAGAAGGAGGCGGGCAGGAGGTGCTTTTCGTAGAGATCGAAGAGGGCGGGGACCAGCTTGCGGTGGGTCAGGTCGCCCGAGGCCCCGTAAATGACGAGGCTACAGGGCAAGGGCGTACGATCGGAAAAAAGGCCTTGGCGCAAAGGATTTTCAAGCAGGGCGGTCGGGGTCATGGGATCCTCACCGGTTTCTGACGAAAGGAGCCCTATTCTAGCCCTTTAGGGGAAGGTGGGATTGTTTTTCTTTCGACGCATCCGCAAATTACAAACGTGAAACGTATTTAGCCAAGGATTTTGGCGTTCGAAAGGTTCCCATGGCCGATCCCCGAAAAAAGCTCGCCGAAAATGTCGAAGGGGAATTTTTCGTCGATTCGACCTGCATCGATTGCGACACTTGCCGTCAATTGGCCCCGGACCTGTTCGAGGACAGCGGCGACCACTCCTTCGTGAAGCGCCAGCCCCGGGACGAGGCGGAGATCCGCTCGGCCCTGCGCGCCCTGCTCGCCTGTCCCACCGGATCGATCGGGACCACAGGCCCCAACCGCTCGGCCGAGGTGATGGAGGATTTCCCCCGGGAGATCGAGGACGGCGTCTTCTACTGTGGCTTCAACTCCCCCAAGTCCTTCGGCGGCAACAGCTATTTCATCCGGCACGAGGGCGGCAACTGGTTGATCGATTCCCCCAAGTTCCTGCCCCACCTGGTGCGGCAATTCGAGCGAATGGGCGGGATCGGGACCATCTTCCTCACCCACCAGGACGACGTGGCCGAGGCCGCCCGTTACGCCGAAAAGTTCGGGGCCAAACGCATCATCCACGAAGCGGACGCGGGCGCCCAACCCGGTGCCGAGGTGCTCGTGCACGGCGAATCGGTCTTTGGACCGGTCCCCGGTTTCAAAATCATCCCCACGCCTGGTCACACGGAGGGCCATTGCGTCCTTCTCTATCGGGATAAATACCTCTTCACCGGCGACCATCTCTGGTGGAGACGCCGCCGCAAGCAACTGGGAGCTTCCCAGGGCGTGGCCTGGTATTCCTGGCGTCGTCAGGTCGAGTCCATGGAGAAGTTGACAAGGTTCGATTTCGAATGGGTGCTTCCCGGCCACGGACAGGCCAAGCACTTGCCTGGGGAGGAAATGCGGAAAGAACTCCAGCAATTGGTGGGCCGTATGAAGGCTTCCCTGGAGGCCGGCTGGCCCGGCTAAAGGACGAGGCCCTTGGTTTCCCTTCCCCGGAAACCTATGATGCCCCCATGGAACAAGCAACGATCGACCAATTGAACCAAGGTTTTGAGGCTCGAACCGCCCAGGATGTGGTCCGTTGGGCCGTCCAGGAATACGGCCAGGACCTTTGCATGTCCACGTCCTTCGGGGTCGAGAGCGCGGTCCTGCTCCACCTGGTGACCCGCATTAAGCCCGACATCCCCGTCCTTTTCACCAACACCGGCTTTCACTTCAAGGAGACCCTGGAGCACCGGGACCTGCTGGTCAAGAAGTTGGGGTTGAATCTGCGGGAGCTGACCCCCGAGATCCCCCATGAGGAGTTCCTCAAGGGCTACGGAAAGCTCTACGAGCGGGACCCGGACGCCTGCTGCGCCATGAACAAGATCGCGCCTTTCGAGAAGGCCATCGTCGATTACAAGGGATGGATCACCGGCATCCGCCGCAACCAGGCCGTCACCCGCAAGGACGTGCAGTTCCTCGTCCCCAACAGCAACGGCGTGATGAAGATCAGCCCCTTGTTGAATTGGACCTCGAAGATGTTCTGGGACTACGCCAAGGAACATGGCCTGCCCTATCACCCGCTCTGGGAAAAGGGCTACCTTTCCATCGGCTGTTCCCCCGAGACCTGCACCCGCCCCGTCAAGCTGGGGGAGGACCCCCGCAGCGGCCGTTGGGCCGGGACCGGCAAGATCGAATGCGGCATCCACACCTTCGCCGCGGAGAACCAGCCGCCGAAATGACCCGGCCCTCCAACCGCGCCGTGGTTTTCCAACCCCTCGAATAAAACCGGAAAAACACTCTCACCACAAAGACACGAAGAGAAGCAAAGGATCTTGGGGGGTGGACCGGGATTTCTTACTTTGTGAACTTCGCGCCTTCGTGGTTCGAACAGCCTTGATGGATCCCTTTAAAATCGAAAGGCATAGGAAAGGCCCATGCCGTCGCGGTGGGGTCCCTGGGTGGTCTGGATGCTAAGGGCCGGCCGGCCCAGGAGTTCCAGGGCGAGCAGGGTCGCCGTATGGGTGCCGAGCGCGATCCAGGCCCTCTCCCGCACCGGCGGTTCCGGGGCCCAGAGCAGGGTCGCCACCGGATAAAGGGTCTTGGCGTCCCCCGCCGCGTTCACCAAAAAGAGCCCCGCGTCGTAGTCCTTCGCCGCCAGGAAGAGCCCCCACCCCAGCGCGTCCACTCCCGCCGTGCTCCAGGTATAGATGTCCGCGTGGTCCAGCGACGATTCGGTGTAGGCCCAACCGTAGTAATCGGCCGCCACCAAGGGGAAGGTCACCCACTCGTTGCCCGCCCGGGCTTGGCCCACCGTGGTCAGCGCCAGGACGCCCAAGGCGGCACCCCGCCAGGTCCTCTTTTCCATCACGATCTGCTCACTTCGAGGCCGGTACAACGGTCGGGGTCGGGGTGGGATAGTGCCACTCCATCGAGACCGGCTGGCCTACCGCCTTGGGATAGATATAGATGAAGACCGGAATGTTGGCCGAATTTTTTTGGCAATTCTCCTCGTCGGTCCAGCGGTAGATGGGGATCGTGATCGTGTAGCAATCGGTCGACATCCCATCCCCGAAAGGTTTGACCTTCTCACAGGGATTAAGGGTGAGGGGGATCATGTAGACCGATTGCTTGCTCCAATCGATGAGCGGTTTCAGGTTATCCGTTACCACCTTGTCCTGGTCCAACTGGACCGAAAGCCCCGCCCACCACTGGTCGAACTGTTCCTGGGTATCGATCAAAGCCCCGCCCGCGTTCAGGTAGGGATAACCTCCGCCCGCCGTGGCCTGGATGAGCCGATGGGGATAGACATGGGGGGCGCAACGATCCAGGGGACTCCGGTTGTTGTAGGACTCCACCGCCGCAGGCCTCTCCACCTGGACCTTGCTGTCGTAAATGGAAACACAACCTGCCAGGCTGAGGAGCCCCAGCGCGGCGGGAAGAATTA
This bacterium DNA region includes the following protein-coding sequences:
- the zwf gene encoding glucose-6-phosphate dehydrogenase, with product MTPTALLENPLRQGLFSDRTPLPCSLVIYGASGDLTHRKLVPALFDLYEKHLLPASFCLVGISRSKMSDEEFKAKLKESLQKSEPQLSDQLWDSFSQNFHYLAGGYDDPKVFRTLAETLDRFDKEKGTAGNRIFYLSTPPNVFEPIITNLGDSGLASEERGYSRVVIEKPFGHDLASAQALNRHVKEVFREHQIYRIDHYLGKETVQNLLVMRFANSIFEPIWDRRHVDHVQITASEDLGVGSRAGYYENSGILRDMFQNHLFQVMCLIAMEPPVAFEANAIRDEKLKILKSIRPFDDKSLKHWAVRGQYGPGYLAGEKVPGYRQEEGVSPKSITPTYAALKIFLDTWRWHGVPFLLRSGKRLPKRGTEVSIQFKEPPNLLFKNNVNELSPNVLVVRIQPDEGITLKFETKVPGMTMEARTVNMDFRYGTTFAEGTSEAYERLLLDCMLGDATLFIRGDEAEAAWGALMPVLNHWETTEPEGEFPNYEAGSWGPAEADAMLEKPWRKWRRL
- a CDS encoding MBL fold metallo-hydrolase, with product MADPRKKLAENVEGEFFVDSTCIDCDTCRQLAPDLFEDSGDHSFVKRQPRDEAEIRSALRALLACPTGSIGTTGPNRSAEVMEDFPREIEDGVFYCGFNSPKSFGGNSYFIRHEGGNWLIDSPKFLPHLVRQFERMGGIGTIFLTHQDDVAEAARYAEKFGAKRIIHEADAGAQPGAEVLVHGESVFGPVPGFKIIPTPGHTEGHCVLLYRDKYLFTGDHLWWRRRRKQLGASQGVAWYSWRRQVESMEKLTRFDFEWVLPGHGQAKHLPGEEMRKELQQLVGRMKASLEAGWPG
- a CDS encoding phosphoadenylyl-sulfate reductase, translated to MEQATIDQLNQGFEARTAQDVVRWAVQEYGQDLCMSTSFGVESAVLLHLVTRIKPDIPVLFTNTGFHFKETLEHRDLLVKKLGLNLRELTPEIPHEEFLKGYGKLYERDPDACCAMNKIAPFEKAIVDYKGWITGIRRNQAVTRKDVQFLVPNSNGVMKISPLLNWTSKMFWDYAKEHGLPYHPLWEKGYLSIGCSPETCTRPVKLGEDPRSGRWAGTGKIECGIHTFAAENQPPK